The window GGGCGCGTGTTTTTAACTTAAAGATTTAAATTCGCGGGAAAAATACAGCAACGCCGCATCGCCTGCGCTACCGTGTACGCGGATTTCGTCTATTTCCGCAAAAAACACCCCGTGCGTACCGATTTCCTGCTGCGCGGTAATGCGCCCGTGCAAATGCGCCAACGCCCCATCTACCTGCAATTGTCCGCTGTGTCCGCGCTGCCAAATATGCTGCTCAAAACGCTCTTCAGGTGTCAGCGCGGTTAAACCCGCAAAATGTTCCGCCACATCGCGCTGCGCCGCCGACAACACATTCACACACAACAAACCGTTTTCCCGCAAAATCGGATAAATGCGCGTGCTGCGGTTTACACATAGCATCAGCGTGGGCGGACTGTCGGTAACCGCAGCCAGCGCGGTCATGGTAATGCCGTAACGCCCCGCCGCACCGTCTGTGGTAATCACATGTACACCAGCCGCACAAAATGCCATGGCATTGCGGAATTGTTGTTGCACGGGGGAAAGGGCATTCATAATGGCGCACCTGTGTGTCAAAAAAGCTGCCTGAACACAGGTTTCAGACAGCCCAAACAGTCTCGGAAAACACCCGTTCCCACCTTGGCGGGAACGGGCAGCGTTTATTTTTTCTTGGATTGAGTATTTTTGGCAGGTTCTTTGTCCAACACCACGCCATTGGCGGTTTCCAACTCAAATTTACGGTTGATATACCACTGCTGGGCGATGGTCAGCAAATTGTTCACCACATAATACAACACCAAACCAGATGGGAAGAAGAAGAACATTACCCCGAAAATCAGGGGCATAATCTTCATCATTTGCGCCTGCATCGGGTC is drawn from Conchiformibius steedae and contains these coding sequences:
- the hpaC gene encoding 4-hydroxyphenylacetate 3-monooxygenase, reductase component; protein product: MNALSPVQQQFRNAMAFCAAGVHVITTDGAAGRYGITMTALAAVTDSPPTLMLCVNRSTRIYPILRENGLLCVNVLSAAQRDVAEHFAGLTALTPEERFEQHIWQRGHSGQLQVDGALAHLHGRITAQQEIGTHGVFFAEIDEIRVHGSAGDAALLYFSREFKSLS